The nucleotide sequence CCTGGTGTAGAGACTGAGGTAATGCCTGGTGAAGTTTATGGAGTGATGCCCTACACGAAGTACGGGGTCTTAGGTCTCGACATAGACGGTCTCGCATCTGAGTATGCTGTAGTACCTGAAGAAGCGTTAGTGAGTCTTAAAGGAATAGAACTCAAGAAAATTTCTCCACTACACGTAGAGTTTGGGTATATTCACGAACTCACTAAACTAGTAGAGAGTTCTGAGAAAGGACTTATAATAGGGTGTGGGTTCACCGCCTACGTGTTAGGTCTTGCGTTCAAGAACTACAGAAACTCAGAAATACTATGCTTAAATGCCGAGCACCTTAAGAGCCTGAGAGATTTAGGACTACCGTTGAAGAGGAGCTTAGAAGACTTAAAAGATGATGCAGATTTGCTAGTCATAACTGAGGATACTGAGATAGACCTGAGGAACTTATTAAGAGATGGCGCGTGGGTCTACATAACTCCAGGGACTTTCACACTAAGCCTACATTACCACGGGATCCCGTCAAAAGTCAGGTTAGCAAGACCTAAAACCTTCAAACCTAAGTATTCGGCAAGATACTTAAACGGAATAAGTCCGCACATAATAGAGTCTCAAGTCAAGACTGTAAATGAATTAAGTCAAGCAGTTGAAGCCTTAAGCTTGTTTGAGAGAGTCTTGGTGAACTTTAGATAAGAAACTACTTAAGAATCGTTCAAACTAGATCTAGAAAAACTTATTGTATATGCTATATAATGAGGAGGTCTCACATAGTGTAAAAACTTTCTGGCGTTATAGGCCCTACAGGCTCCTTAATTTTTTCTTTAGCTAGACTTCCTAAAATTCTAATTCCTTCAGCTATCTTATCTGGTGGTGGGAAGCTGAAGTTGAGTCTCATAGAGTTCCAGCCACCGCCGTTAGCGAAGAAAGAAGCTCCCGGCACGTAGGCCACGCCTTTTACTAGTGCTTCAGGAAGTAGCTTTCTAGTGTCTATCTCGAACGACGGGAGGAAAACCATTACGAAGAGTCCTCCGACAGGTCTAGGCCACCAGGTCTTCTCAGGCATGTGATCAGCTAGTGCGTCAAGCATTACGTCCCTCTTAATCCTGTAGATTTGCTTTGCTTTTTCTATAGTCTTGTCTATCAACCCACGTCTTATTGACTCAAGCGCTATGTATTGTGTTAGAGTGGGCGTGTGCAGGTCTGCTGTCTGCTTAGCTCTCTCAAGCACGTCGATTACGTAGTGATTGCCTAAAACCCACCCGATTCTAAGACCTGGCGAGAGTATCTTGCTTAAAGTACCTAAGTAAACTACCCTACCCTCATTATCTAAAGTCTTGAGAGACGTTACGTCTACCCCACTCTCATAGACAAAGTAAGAGTAGGGGTCATCCTCAATAATGACTATGTCATATTTCGAGGCAAGCTCTAAAAGATACTTCTTCCTCTCGATACTGAGCGTAACGCCGGCAGGGTTGTGAGCAACAGGTATCGTATAAATGAATTTCACGCTCTTCCCTTCACCATATACTCTCTTAAGTTCTCTTTCCAGAATATCTACTCTCATACCATTCTCGTCAACAGGTATCCCGACTATCTGCGGGTGTGAGAGCGTGAAAGCGTTAAGCGCGGCCAGGTACGTAGGCAACTCAACAATAACCACGTCTTCTCTTTCAATAAAGACTCTGCTTATCAGGTCTAGAGCCTGCTGAGAACCCGTAGTTATTATTATAGAATCATCATTCTCAACTCTGATGTCTTTCCTTTGAAGGAAACTCATCAACTCTTTTCGGA is from Zestosphaera sp. and encodes:
- a CDS encoding PLP-dependent aminotransferase family protein, whose amino-acid sequence is MAGGMPDPQTFPKEELAEIAQEVISERGDVSLQYAPTAGVTEFRKELMSFLQRKDIRVENDDSIIITTGSQQALDLISRVFIEREDVVIVELPTYLAALNAFTLSHPQIVGIPVDENGMRVDILERELKRVYGEGKSVKFIYTIPVAHNPAGVTLSIERKKYLLELASKYDIVIIEDDPYSYFVYESGVDVTSLKTLDNEGRVVYLGTLSKILSPGLRIGWVLGNHYVIDVLERAKQTADLHTPTLTQYIALESIRRGLIDKTIEKAKQIYRIKRDVMLDALADHMPEKTWWPRPVGGLFVMVFLPSFEIDTRKLLPEALVKGVAYVPGASFFANGGGWNSMRLNFSFPPPDKIAEGIRILGSLAKEKIKEPVGPITPESFYTM